One Leopardus geoffroyi isolate Oge1 chromosome B1, O.geoffroyi_Oge1_pat1.0, whole genome shotgun sequence DNA window includes the following coding sequences:
- the ATOH1 gene encoding protein atonal homolog 1, whose product MSRLLHAEEWAEVKELGDHHRHPQPHHLPQPPLPQPPATLQAREHPAYPAELSLLDSTDPRAWLAPTLQGICTARAAQYLLHSPELGASEAAAPREEADSRGELVRRSGGGGGGSSKSPGPVKVREQLCKLKGGVVVDDLSCSRQRAPSSKQVNGVQKQRRLAANARERRRMHGLNHAFDQLRNVIPSFNNDKKLSKYETLQMAQIYINALSELLQTPSGGEQPPPPPASCKSDHHHLRAAAPYEGGAGTATAAGAQPASGGGPRPTAPGNCRTRFSAPASAGGYSVQLDALHFSTFEDSALTAMMAQKNLSPSLPGGILQPVQEESSKTSPRSHRSDGEFSPHSHYSDSDEAS is encoded by the coding sequence ATGTCCCGCCTGCTGCACGCAGAGGAGTGGGCTGAAGTGAAGGAGTTGGGGGACCACCATCGCCATCCCCAGCCGCACCACCTGCCGCAGCCGCCGCTGCCGCAGCCACCTGCGACCCTGCAGGCAAGAGAGCATCCCGCGTACCCGGCCGAGCTGTCCCTCCTGGACAGCACCGACCCACGCGCCTGGCTGGCTCCTACTTTGCAGGGCATCTGTACGGCACGCGCCGCCCAGTACTTGCTGCATTCCCCGGAGCTGGGTGCCTCCGAGGCTGCGGCGCCCCGGGAGGAGGCGGACAGCCGGGGGGAGCTCGTGAggaggagcggcggcggcggcggcggcagcagcaagAGTCCCGGGCCAGTGAAAGTGCGGGAACAGCTGTGCAAGCTGAAAGGCGGGGTGGTGGTAGACGATCTGAGCTGCAGCCGCCAGCGCGCCCCTTCCAGCAAACAGGTGAATGGGGTGCAGAAGCAAAGGCGGCTGGCGGCCAACGCCAGGGAGCGACGCAGGATGCACGGGCTGAACCACGCCTTCGACCAGCTGCGCAATGTTATCCCGTCCTTCAACAACGACAAGAAGCTGTCCAAGTATGAGACCCTGCAGATGGCCCAGATCTACATCAACGCCTTGTCCGAGCTGCTACAAACACCCAGCGGCGGGGAGCAGCCACCGCCGCCGCCCGCGTCTTGCAAGAGCGACCATCACCATCTTCGCGCCGCCGCCCCCTACGAGGGCGGCGCGGGCACCGCGACCGCTGCGGGGGCCCAGCCCGCCTCGGGAGGGGGCCCCCGGCCGACGGCGCCCGGAAACTGCCGGACTCGCTTTTCCGCCCCGGCCTCCGCGGGAGGATATTCGGTGCAGCTGGACGCTCTGCACTTCTCGACTTTCGAGGACAGCGCCCTGACGGCGATGATGGCGCAAAAGAACCTGTCGCCTTCGCTGCCCGGGGGCATCCTGCAGCCAGTGCAGGAGGAAAGTAGCAAAACTTCGCCCCGGTCCCACAGAAGCGACGGGGAGTTTTCCCCCCATTCCCATTACAGTGACTCAGATGAGGCAAGTTAG